A stretch of DNA from Microlunatus capsulatus:
GACCGGCTCGACCGGCTGCCCGCGGCCTACCGCGCCGAGGACGGCGCGCTGGTCGAGACCGAGCCCGCGGGCGGCGGGCCCTACGCCGGTCCGCCGGACGTCGACGTCAGCCACGGCGAGCTGGTCTCCACCGCCGCCGACTACCACCGCTTCCTGCGGGCGCTGGCCGCCCGGACCCCCGTCGACGGCGCCCCGCTGCTGTCGGCCGAGCACCTCGCGCTGCTCACGAGCGACCAGGTCGCCCCCGCGCTGAAGACGCCGGAGAGCTTCTTCCCCGGCTTCTGGGACGGCACGGGTTGGGGCTTCGGCGTCGCCGTCGTCACCGCGGGGCCGGCGGCGGGGCGCTACGGCTGGTCCGGCGGCCAGGGCACGGACTTCTTCGTCGACCCCGACGGCACCACCGGCATCCTCCTCACCCAGGTCGAGCTGGGGGAGCGGACCTGGGGGCTGCTCCAGGATTTCCAGGCGCTGCGCGACCCGGACCGGCTCAGCTGACGCGGTCGGCGGCCCGGAAGGCGTAGACGCAGCGCAGCCGGTGCCGGGCCAGCGCGAGGGGCAAGGGCAGCGCGGCCCGGACGGCGGCGTCGGGCCGGGAGGCCTCCAGCAGCACCGCGGACGCCCAGGACCCCGCCGTCGTCACCCCGGGTGAGTGGCGGATGAGCCGTCGACGAGGAAGCCCTCATCCAGGAGGAGGCCGTCGGGACCGTGCGGGGTGGTGACGTCGGGGTCGAGCTCGGCCCGGACGTCCCCCCAGGACCGCCGGACTCCGGAGGCCGGGGCCTAGCGGGTGAGGCCGGGCCGCTCGTCGCGGCCGAGGGCCCGCTTCTCGACGCGGCGCCGGTCGAACCGGTTGGCGTGCCGGACCGTCAGCCAGCCCCAGCCCACGGAGCCGTGCAGCAGCAGCAGCGGCGCGCCGGCCCCGGGACGGCTGCCCACCTTGACGCTCGACATGCCCCAGGCGTTGGTCACCCGGTCGGCGTTCGCGGCCCAGTCGTCGGGCAGCACGATCGTGATGTGGCCCATCCCGCCGCTGATCTCGACGTCGACGACGGGCGCCAGCGGGGTGGCCTCCAGGCAGTCGAGCTTGACGGTGCCCAGCGCGCCGTTGAGCAGCAGGAACGGCGGCACGTCCCAGCGGCCGCTGCGGGTCGCGCTGGACCAGCCGGCGTCGAGCACCAGCGGGTCGTCGGGGGAGGTGCCGGGAGCGGTCGAGAGCCGCGCGTCCACGCCGGCCCGCGGGGAGGTGAGGGCGGAGGACGGCGGCTCCACCGGCAGGTCGGCCACCAGCGCGTCGAGGTCGGCGTAGGTCCGGGCGGCCAGGGTCCCGTCCAGCCGCGCGTCGAGCTCCTCCAGGGTGATCCGGCCCTCGGCCAGCGCGTCCTGCAGGACCGACGCGACGAGGTCGCGCTCGCGGTCGCCGATGCGGAGCTCGGGGCGCGGTGTCGACATGGCCGCAGCCTAGCCAGCCGCGGCGGGGCCGCCTCGTCGGCCGGGGTCAGCCGACGGCACCGGCCAGGGCGTCGAGGTCGCGGACGGCGAAGCGGTGGTGCTCCCACTCCTCCTCCAGCACGACGTGCAGGCAGGAGCGGGTCGTCTCGGCGCCCGCGGGGTCCCACGGGTTGCGCCGCGGCGTGTCCAGCTCCTCGGCGGTGACGGTGGCGAGGAACGCGCGGACCTGGCCGACCCGGTCCGCGCGCGCGGCCAGCACCTCGGCCCATGGCGGGGTGCCGGGGGTGAGCACGGACAGGTCGAGGGGACCGCCGGACCCGGCGTCGGCGAAGGCCAGGCCGAGGGGGTGCAGCGGCTGCTCCCGCTCCAGCACGCCGCGCCCCAGCCAGGCGTCGGTGGCCAGCACCAGGTGCCGGAGCGTCTCCGCGAACGACCACTCGTCGTCCACCCGGACGTCGGCGGTGCCCGGCGGCATCGCCTCCACGCGGGCGACGACGGCCGCCCAGCCCTGCTCCAGCGCCGCCCAGGCCTCCCGCAGGCCGTCCGGGTCGGCCGCCCGCCGCAGCGCGCGGCCGGGGAAGCGGCGGTCCAGCTCGGCCTCGACGAAGGCGATGACGTCGACGCCGTTGACGCGGAAGGAGCCGGCGTGCGGCAGCCAGGGCGCGTCGAGGTCGGCGCCCGCCAGCTCGACGCCGCGCATGACGACGCCGGACAGGTCGCTCTCGACGAAGCGCGCCCCGCGCAGGTCGGCGCCGACGAAGGTCGCCCCCTGCAGCGTGTCCGAGCGGGTGAACCTGGTCACGAACCCCTCCTCCTCGAGCGGTGCGGCGATGGCTGGTCGCGGCTCACGCTAGCCGCCCGCCGGCGTCCGCGTCAGCCCCCGGTGTGCCGCAGCAGCGCCGTCACGGCGAGGTCCCAGAGCGGGGGCGGCGGCTGCTCGTGGCCGGCTCCGGGGAGCTCGACGAGAGCGGCCCGCGGCAGCCGGCGGGCCAGGGCCCGTCCGTGCTCCAGCGGGAAGACCGGGTCGGTCGTGCCGTGCAGCACCAGGGTCCGCGCACCGACGTCGGCGAGGGTGGCCCCGTCCGGCCACGGGTCGTCGGCCAGCAGGAAGTGGTTCGCGAGCGAGGCCGCCGGGTCGGCGGTGCGGTCCAGCTCCAGGCCGGCCAGCCGCCGGACCCGGGCCTCGTCGAAGCCGAGGGCGCCGGCGCAGGGGCGCTCGACGTCGACGCGGTGGGCCAGCACGGCGTCGCGGTCGGACCAGTCGGGGTCCGGCGGCGGGTGCTCCGCCGCCTCGACGACCGCGGCGGACGGCCCGGGCAGCGGTGTGCCGTCCCCGGGCCCGGCGGCGGTGGTGGCGACCAGGGTCAGCGTGGCGACCAGGGACGGGTGCCGGACGGCCAGGACCTGCGCCAGCCCACCGCCCAGGGAGAGGCCGACGACGTGGGCGGCGCCCGCGTCGAGGGCCCGCAGGATCGTGGCCGGGTCCTCGGCCAGGTCGGCGGCGGTGCCGCGCGGACGGCCCGCGGGCGAGGTCGTCGAGCGGCCCGTCTCGCGGTGGTCGTAGCGGACCACGTGCCGTCCGCCCGCGGCGAGCCGCCGGCAGAAGGCCGTCTCCCACCAGACCATCGACTGCGCCGCGCCGCCGACCAGCAGGACGGTGGGGTCGTCGGGCTGTCCGAACGTCTCCACGCAGAGCTCGACCCCGTCGCCGAGGTCGAGCAGCCGCTCGCCCGCGCCGGACGGCGCCGGGGCCACGGTCAGGGTCCGTTGAGGGCGTAGCCGCCGAGCGCCGCGCCGTAGCGCTGGCCGGCCCGGCCCCCGGCGGAGGCGGTGCCCGCGGAGACGACGAGGACGGGCTCGGCGGGCCGGGTGACCTGCACGACGCCGGCGTCGCGGACCGTCCCGACGTCCTCGCCCGGCGCGCCCCAGGCGAGCACGTCGGCGTACTCGTCGTCGACGCCGGAGCGCCCGCGCGCCCCGTGCACGGCCGTCGCGCCGGCCCGGTCACCGGCCGCGCCGCCCAGCAGGGGACCGCAGCCCTCCACCGGTCCGCTGTACAGCGTCAGCATGCCCGCGTCCTGCCGTCCGGCGACGTCCTCGGTCGGGGACCCGACGGCGAGCACGGCCCGGCCGAACCGTCCCGTGGGGATCGTGCAGCCGGAGGAGATGACGCTGGCCAGGGCGGACCCGAACTGGTCGCCCGCCTCGGCCGCCCCGCGGATCCCGGGGCTGTCCTGGGACAGGTGCAGGGTGGGCCGGACGGTGGTCCGGGTCAGCGCGAACCGGTCGACGACCCCGGCGTCGGCGGACCGGCCGAGGTCCTCCCCGGGGGAGCCCACCCACAGCACGGGGACGGGCTCCCGCGGCGTGGCGTCGAGCTCGAGCGCGGCGCCGAAGCGGTCGCCGCCCTCGACAGCCCCCGGCACCCCGGGCGTGTCCTGGGTGAGCGAGCGCGGGGTCGGCAGCGCCGGCCCGCCCGGGGCCGGCAGCAGGACGACCATGCCGGCGTCGACCGCCCGGCCGAGGTCCTCGTGCGGCACCCCCACGGCGACGCCGGAGGGGAAGCCGGCGGGCGGGAGCTGCTCGTCGGTGGACGGCAGCGCGACGTCCCCGACGGGCTCGAGCACCTCCCCGAACCGGTCGCCGGCCTCCGCGCCGCCGGGGACCCCGGGGCTGTCCTGGCTGAGCACGGCGGGGCTCGTCACCCGGAGGTCGGCGTCGACCAGGAGGTGGACCACCGCGCCGGCCGCCTCCCGCCCGCCGACGACGGCGCCGGGCGCGCCGATCCAGATCCGGTGCTGGCCGTGGCCCGGCTGGCCGGGCTCGGCGTTCACCCGCTCGACGGCGAGGGCGGCCCCGAAGCGCTCCCGGCCGGTCGCGCCGGGCAGCAGGTCCTCCGCCGTCCAGGTCAGGTCGGCGACGCGCTGGTCGGCCCGCCGGCCGTTGACGAGGTAGACCCGGTCGGCGCCGGGCGCGCCGACCACCAGGTCGACGCATCCGTCGGCGTCGAGGTCGGACAGGACCACCGCCGCGCCGAACTCCTGCGGGTCGGGGTCGCCGCCCGCGCGCTCGGGCGGGAGCACGAGCAGCGACGGGGTGGCCGGGCTCACGCTGCGGACGTCGACGGCGCCCGGTGTGCGACGACCCTCCGGGACCGGCAGGCCGACGGCCACCCGCTCACCGGGCAGCCGGCAGGCCGGCTCGGCCGCCGCAGCCGGTGACGGCGGGGCCAGGGCCGGTGCGGCCAGCCCCAGGGCGACCACGGCCCCCGCCCAGCGCAGACGTCTCGACGTGGACCGTGTCATGCGAACTCCCTCGTCCGTGACCACGAGGGCGTCACGGCCGGTCTCGGGAGACCGGGGGCCCTCGACCCTCGTTCTACACCCGGGGACCGGCGGGTGTGCGGGCCGTGACGAACGGCTGGGACCGGCCCGGTCAGGGGTCAGAGGTCGGGGTCGGGGCGGGGGGCCGGCCCGGCGGGCGGCGTCGGAGGCAGCGTCAGCCGGGGGAGCGCCCTCCCCACCAGCGGGCCGACGGCGAGGGCGAAGACGACGGTGGCCACCCCGACGGTGCCGCCGAGCAGCCACCCGACGACCAGCACGGTGCCCTCGATGAGCGTGCGGGCCAGGAAGAGCGGCAGGCCCAGCTCGACGAGACCGGTCATCAGCCCATCCCGGGGACCGGGGCCCCAGCCGACGCCGACGTAGAGCCCGGTGCCCACGGCCACCAGCACCAGGGCGAGGGCCAGGAACAGCGCGCGGACGAGGAGGTGCTGGGGCGCGGGCAGCAGGGCCACGCCCAGGTCGAGGACCGGCCCGACGACGAGGGCGTTGGCCACCGTGCCCAGCCCGGGGCGCTGGCGCAGCGGCACCCACAGCAGCAGGACGACGACCGAGCTCAGCACCGTCACCGCGCCCAGGCTCAGGTCGACGTGGCGGGCCACGCCGGCGCTGAACACCGTCCAGGGGTCCAGGCCCAGGTCGGCGCGGACCAGCAGGGCCAGGGCCAGCCCGAAGACCACCAGCCCGCCGAGCAGGCGGGTCGCACGGGTCAGGGGCCGGTCGGACCACCGGCTCCGGCTCAGCGGCATGCGGAGAGCAGCACGTCGGCGGCCTGCCGGGCCTGCACCGCGGCCTCGGCGGCGGCCTCCCGGCCCTCGACGACGGCCCGGCCCGCCACGCCGTCGAGCAGCAGCAGCAGCTGGGAGCCGAGCCGCTCCGGCTCCCGGCAGCCGGACGCGGCGCAGCCGGCGGTGAGGAGCCCGCGCAGCCAGGCCTTCTCGGCGCGCACCTCGGCCCGGGCCGCGTCGTCGGGTCCGGGGGCGACGCCGTCCGGGCCGGCCAGCTCGGCGGCCGCGTTGAGGAACCCGCAGCCGCGCTCACCGCGCTCGGCGTAGAAGTGCTGCAGCCAGTCGAAGACCGCCAGCGGGTGCTCGGCGGCGGGCCGCGGGGCCAGCCAGGCCTCCAGCTCGGCCCGCCGGTCCTCGTGCCGGCGGTGCAGCACGGCGGCGACCAGCCCGGCCTTGGAGCCGAAGTGGGCGTAGAGCGTCGGCTTGGTGACTCCCGCCGAGCGGACGACGGCGTCCACCCCGGTCGCGGTGATGCCCTCGGCGTAGAACAGCCGGCCGGCGGAGCGGAGGAGGGCCTCGCGGGCGTCGGTGCTCATGGGGCTGACTTTACCGGTCAGTCAAGTGCTCACCTTCCTACTCCCCTGCACCGCCCGAATCACCGTGACACCACAAACTCTGGACATGACACCACGATGGTGTCATCCTGGTGTCGTGGAACTCGGACCGTACGTCAACGACCTCCAGCGCCAGCTCGTGGACGCCGCGGAGAACGGCACGGACGACACCCGCGCCGTCGCCGAGCGCCTCGCCGCCGGGCTTGACGCGGCGACCCGCCTCGTCCTGCTCGACGCGCTGTCGGCGGCGGTCGGGGAGATCACCCGCGACCTCGCCCCCGGCTCGGTCGACCTCCGGCTGCGCGGTCGTGAGGTCGAGTTCGTCGTCGCCGCCCCCGGCGCCGACGTCGCCGCCGACGAGCCGTCGGGCCCCGCGCCCGAGCTCGACGACGTCAGCACCTCCCGCACCACGCTCCGCCTGCCCGACGCCCTCAAGGCCCGGGTGGACGAGGCCGCCGCGGCGGACGGCCTCTCCGTCAACTCCTGGCTGGTCCGGGCGGTCGCCGCCGCGCTCCAGCCCCGCCAGCGCCGGGCGGCGCAGCGCACGCTGCGCACCGGCGACAGCTTCACCGGCTGGGCGCGCTAGCCCCGCAGCGCCGCTGCCTCAGCCCCAGCACCACACCAGCCCCGCGGACCCGCGGGGTGGGACCCGCACGCCCGCAGAGAGGGAGCACCATGCCCACGTACCCCACCCCCGGCCCGGTCGACCTGGCCGTCGACCTCCAGGTCGGCGCCCTCGAGGTCGTCGCCGGCGACCGGTCCGACACGGTCGTCACGGTGTCGCCGACCAACCCGGCCAAGGCCGTCGACCGCCGTGGCGCCGAGGAGACCGTCGTCGCCTTCGACGGCCGTCGGCTCACCGTCACCGGCCCCCGGCCCCGGCTCGCCTGGATGGGCCCGACCGAGTCGGTCGACCTGCGCGTCGAGCTGCCCGCCGGCTCCCGGCTGACGGCCGAGCTGGCGGTCGGCAACGTCCGGACCTCCGGCCGGCTGGGCGCCACCCGGGTCAAGGCCTCGACCGGCACCGTGGAGACCGACGCCACCGGTGACCTCTGGGTGCGGGCCGGGCACGGCAACGCCACCGCGGGAACCGTGGAGGGCGGGGCCGAGATCACCGCTGACCACGGGCAGGTCCGGGTCGGCCGGGTCAGCGGTGACGCGCTGGTCAAGACGTCGCACGGCTCCCTCACCGTGGGCGAGGCCGGCGGGGACCTGGAGGCGAAGCTCTCCTACGGCGACCTGGAGATCGGCCGGGCGCTGGGGTCGGTCCGGGCCCGCACCGCCTACGGCAGCGTCGTCCTGCGCGAGGTGTCCCACGGGTCGGTGGAGCTCGAGAGCGGCTACGGCCAGCTGGTCGTCGGCGTCCGGGCCGGCGTCCCCGCTTGGCTCGACCTGGCCTCCAAGGACGGCCGGGTGCGGAACGAGCTGCAGGGCGACGCCGCCCCGGATCCCGCCGAGCCGAGCGTCGCCGTCCGCGCCCGGGCCCAGCACGGCGACATCACCGTCGAGCGTGCCCGGTGACCGGGCCGGCGATCGAGGTCCGCGGCCTGCGGAAGTCCTACGGGGCGACGGTGGTCCTCGACGGCGTCGACCTCACGGTGCAGCCCGGCACCGTCACCGCCCTGCTGGGCCCCAACGGCGCCGGCAAGACCACGACG
This window harbors:
- a CDS encoding integrin alpha, with amino-acid sequence MTRSTSRRLRWAGAVVALGLAAPALAPPSPAAAAEPACRLPGERVAVGLPVPEGRRTPGAVDVRSVSPATPSLLVLPPERAGGDPDPQEFGAAVVLSDLDADGCVDLVVGAPGADRVYLVNGRRADQRVADLTWTAEDLLPGATGRERFGAALAVERVNAEPGQPGHGQHRIWIGAPGAVVGGREAAGAVVHLLVDADLRVTSPAVLSQDSPGVPGGAEAGDRFGEVLEPVGDVALPSTDEQLPPAGFPSGVAVGVPHEDLGRAVDAGMVVLLPAPGGPALPTPRSLTQDTPGVPGAVEGGDRFGAALELDATPREPVPVLWVGSPGEDLGRSADAGVVDRFALTRTTVRPTLHLSQDSPGIRGAAEAGDQFGSALASVISSGCTIPTGRFGRAVLAVGSPTEDVAGRQDAGMLTLYSGPVEGCGPLLGGAAGDRAGATAVHGARGRSGVDDEYADVLAWGAPGEDVGTVRDAGVVQVTRPAEPVLVVSAGTASAGGRAGQRYGAALGGYALNGP
- a CDS encoding DUF4097 family beta strand repeat-containing protein is translated as MPTYPTPGPVDLAVDLQVGALEVVAGDRSDTVVTVSPTNPAKAVDRRGAEETVVAFDGRRLTVTGPRPRLAWMGPTESVDLRVELPAGSRLTAELAVGNVRTSGRLGATRVKASTGTVETDATGDLWVRAGHGNATAGTVEGGAEITADHGQVRVGRVSGDALVKTSHGSLTVGEAGGDLEAKLSYGDLEIGRALGSVRARTAYGSVVLREVSHGSVELESGYGQLVVGVRAGVPAWLDLASKDGRVRNELQGDAAPDPAEPSVAVRARAQHGDITVERAR
- a CDS encoding alpha/beta fold hydrolase is translated as MAPAPSGAGERLLDLGDGVELCVETFGQPDDPTVLLVGGAAQSMVWWETAFCRRLAAGGRHVVRYDHRETGRSTTSPAGRPRGTAADLAEDPATILRALDAGAAHVVGLSLGGGLAQVLAVRHPSLVATLTLVATTAAGPGDGTPLPGPSAAVVEAAEHPPPDPDWSDRDAVLAHRVDVERPCAGALGFDEARVRRLAGLELDRTADPAASLANHFLLADDPWPDGATLADVGARTLVLHGTTDPVFPLEHGRALARRLPRAALVELPGAGHEQPPPPLWDLAVTALLRHTGG
- a CDS encoding ribbon-helix-helix protein, CopG family, coding for MELGPYVNDLQRQLVDAAENGTDDTRAVAERLAAGLDAATRLVLLDALSAAVGEITRDLAPGSVDLRLRGREVEFVVAAPGADVAADEPSGPAPELDDVSTSRTTLRLPDALKARVDEAAAADGLSVNSWLVRAVAAALQPRQRRAAQRTLRTGDSFTGWAR
- the yczE gene encoding membrane protein YczE, with product MPLSRSRWSDRPLTRATRLLGGLVVFGLALALLVRADLGLDPWTVFSAGVARHVDLSLGAVTVLSSVVVLLLWVPLRQRPGLGTVANALVVGPVLDLGVALLPAPQHLLVRALFLALALVLVAVGTGLYVGVGWGPGPRDGLMTGLVELGLPLFLARTLIEGTVLVVGWLLGGTVGVATVVFALAVGPLVGRALPRLTLPPTPPAGPAPRPDPDL
- a CDS encoding TetR/AcrR family transcriptional regulator codes for the protein MSTDAREALLRSAGRLFYAEGITATGVDAVVRSAGVTKPTLYAHFGSKAGLVAAVLHRRHEDRRAELEAWLAPRPAAEHPLAVFDWLQHFYAERGERGCGFLNAAAELAGPDGVAPGPDDAARAEVRAEKAWLRGLLTAGCAASGCREPERLGSQLLLLLDGVAGRAVVEGREAAAEAAVQARQAADVLLSACR
- a CDS encoding DinB family protein; translation: MTRFTRSDTLQGATFVGADLRGARFVESDLSGVVMRGVELAGADLDAPWLPHAGSFRVNGVDVIAFVEAELDRRFPGRALRRAADPDGLREAWAALEQGWAAVVARVEAMPPGTADVRVDDEWSFAETLRHLVLATDAWLGRGVLEREQPLHPLGLAFADAGSGGPLDLSVLTPGTPPWAEVLAARADRVGQVRAFLATVTAEELDTPRRNPWDPAGAETTRSCLHVVLEEEWEHHRFAVRDLDALAGAVG
- a CDS encoding DUF1707 SHOCT-like domain-containing protein, giving the protein MSTPRPELRIGDRERDLVASVLQDALAEGRITLEELDARLDGTLAARTYADLDALVADLPVEPPSSALTSPRAGVDARLSTAPGTSPDDPLVLDAGWSSATRSGRWDVPPFLLLNGALGTVKLDCLEATPLAPVVDVEISGGMGHITIVLPDDWAANADRVTNAWGMSSVKVGSRPGAGAPLLLLHGSVGWGWLTVRHANRFDRRRVEKRALGRDERPGLTR